A stretch of Streptomyces vietnamensis DNA encodes these proteins:
- a CDS encoding (R)-mandelonitrile lyase: MEFVQSQPTSKAPAEWFTGDVWWDVIAAGRAPSRLRANLVRFAPGARTHWHSHAVGQTLHVVSGIAYVGTRDGALFEAHPGETVACPPGEEHWHGAAPDRFMEHIALWEATTDGTPETTWAEPVTDAQYDGPRTRSR; the protein is encoded by the coding sequence ATGGAATTCGTCCAGTCCCAGCCCACCAGCAAGGCCCCGGCCGAGTGGTTCACCGGCGACGTCTGGTGGGACGTCATCGCCGCCGGCCGAGCGCCCTCCCGCCTGCGCGCCAACCTGGTCCGCTTCGCCCCGGGCGCCCGTACCCACTGGCACTCCCACGCCGTCGGACAGACCCTCCACGTCGTCTCCGGCATCGCGTACGTCGGCACCCGCGACGGCGCCCTCTTCGAAGCCCACCCGGGCGAGACCGTCGCCTGTCCTCCCGGCGAGGAGCACTGGCACGGCGCGGCCCCCGACCGCTTCATGGAGCACATCGCGTTGTGGGAGGCCACGACGGACGGCACTCCGGAGACGACCTGGGCCGAGCCCGTCACCGACGCGCAGTACGACGGTCCCCGCACCCGCTCCCGGTAG
- a CDS encoding MFS transporter has product MSPAADTRAGKLPFVVWVLAAGTFLMGTTEFVIAGLLPEIASDLGVGVSRAGLLITAFAIGMIVGGPTMALTTLRLSRRLTLALALAVFALGHVVTVLSSSFTVVLAARVVTALATGAFWAVGFVIATAAAGPARATRAVGVMMGGLTLANVVGVPIGSFVGQYTGWRGPFWALAVLAGLAAVLVGRFVPAAEQRAEISVRAEVRALRQGRLWLALAAAVLIMGGVLATYTYITPLLTDRAGIPAGAVPLVLVVFGLGALGGTAIGGRLGDHRPMATTLTAAAVTALALLLLIPLSNGPVTAVALVFLMALAGFTVNPVVTSLAVRFAGDAPTLTSALTTSAYNTGIAAGSALAGQALHSSLDLTGPALVGAVSAALTLLPLTVLALTGIRRQARIVARHPARDRGRSDEAASVRTSR; this is encoded by the coding sequence ATGTCACCCGCAGCCGACACCCGCGCGGGCAAGCTGCCCTTCGTGGTGTGGGTGCTCGCCGCCGGCACGTTCCTGATGGGCACCACCGAGTTCGTCATCGCCGGGCTGCTCCCGGAGATCGCCTCCGACCTCGGCGTCGGCGTCTCCCGGGCAGGCCTGCTGATCACCGCCTTCGCGATCGGCATGATCGTCGGCGGGCCGACCATGGCGCTGACCACCCTGCGCCTGTCCCGGCGTCTGACCCTCGCCCTCGCCCTGGCGGTCTTCGCCCTCGGGCACGTCGTCACCGTGCTCAGCTCCTCCTTCACCGTCGTCCTCGCCGCCCGCGTCGTCACCGCACTGGCCACCGGAGCGTTCTGGGCCGTCGGATTCGTCATCGCCACCGCCGCCGCGGGCCCGGCCCGGGCCACCCGGGCCGTCGGCGTCATGATGGGCGGACTGACCCTGGCCAACGTCGTCGGCGTGCCGATCGGCTCTTTCGTCGGCCAGTACACCGGCTGGCGCGGCCCCTTCTGGGCCCTGGCCGTCCTCGCGGGTCTCGCGGCCGTGCTCGTCGGCCGGTTCGTCCCCGCCGCGGAGCAGCGGGCCGAGATCTCGGTACGGGCCGAGGTCCGCGCCCTGCGGCAGGGGCGGCTGTGGCTCGCCCTGGCCGCCGCCGTCCTGATCATGGGCGGTGTCCTGGCCACGTACACCTACATCACCCCGCTGCTGACCGACCGTGCCGGCATCCCGGCCGGAGCCGTCCCCCTCGTTCTGGTCGTTTTCGGGCTCGGTGCCCTGGGTGGCACCGCCATCGGCGGCCGGCTCGGCGACCACCGCCCGATGGCCACCACCCTCACCGCCGCCGCGGTCACCGCCCTGGCCCTGCTCCTGCTGATCCCGCTGTCGAACGGCCCGGTCACGGCCGTCGCCCTGGTCTTCCTCATGGCCCTGGCCGGGTTCACCGTCAACCCCGTCGTCACCTCCCTCGCCGTCCGCTTCGCCGGTGACGCCCCCACCCTCACCTCGGCGCTGACGACCTCCGCCTACAACACCGGCATCGCCGCCGGCTCCGCCCTCGCAGGCCAGGCCCTGCACTCCTCCCTCGATCTGACCGGACCGGCCCTCGTCGGCGCCGTCTCCGCCGCCCTCACCCTCCTGCCGCTCACCGTCCTCGCCCTCACCGGCATCCGACGGCAAGCCCGGATCGTGGCGCGGCACCCCGCCCGGGACCGAGGCCGGAGCGACGAGGCGGCATCCGTACGGACGTCCCGCTGA
- a CDS encoding zinc-dependent alcohol dehydrogenase family protein, with product MRGAMIHAPGDVRFETLDDPKILKPTDAIIRTAVTCVCGSDLWPYRGAEPIGDPHPMGHEYVGFVEEVGAEVTAIRPGQFVVGSFATSDNTCPNCLNGFPSNCLHREFMSTCQAEYVRIPNAQGTLVATDGVPDEKFWPGLLAVSDVLGTGWWAAEAAEVRPGSTAVVVGDGAVGLCAVIAAKEMGAERIIAMSRHSSRQKLARAFGATDIVTERGEEGVALVEEMTGGIGADSVLECVGTAEAMRQALHSARPGGSVGFVGVPHDVAVDGQELFFSHVGLRGGPAPVRRYLPDLIDRVLSGRIDPGKVFDLTLPLEQVAEGYQAMDERRAVKALLKP from the coding sequence ATGCGCGGCGCAATGATCCACGCCCCCGGCGACGTCCGTTTCGAGACCCTGGACGACCCGAAGATCCTCAAGCCCACCGATGCGATCATCCGCACGGCCGTCACCTGCGTCTGCGGCTCCGACCTGTGGCCCTACCGGGGCGCCGAACCGATCGGCGACCCGCATCCGATGGGGCACGAGTACGTCGGCTTCGTGGAGGAGGTCGGGGCCGAGGTCACCGCCATCCGGCCCGGGCAGTTCGTCGTCGGCTCCTTCGCGACCTCGGACAACACCTGTCCGAACTGCCTCAACGGCTTTCCGTCGAACTGCCTGCACCGCGAGTTCATGTCCACCTGCCAGGCGGAGTACGTGCGCATCCCCAACGCCCAGGGCACCCTGGTCGCCACCGACGGGGTACCGGACGAGAAGTTCTGGCCCGGTCTGCTGGCCGTGTCGGACGTGCTGGGCACCGGCTGGTGGGCCGCCGAGGCCGCCGAGGTGAGGCCGGGTTCCACCGCGGTGGTCGTCGGTGACGGAGCGGTCGGCCTGTGCGCTGTGATCGCCGCCAAGGAGATGGGCGCCGAGCGGATCATCGCCATGTCGCGGCACTCGTCCCGGCAGAAGCTGGCGCGCGCGTTCGGCGCCACCGACATCGTCACCGAGCGCGGCGAGGAGGGCGTGGCCCTGGTCGAGGAGATGACCGGCGGAATCGGCGCCGACAGCGTCCTGGAATGCGTCGGCACCGCCGAGGCCATGCGGCAGGCCCTGCACTCGGCCCGGCCCGGTGGCAGCGTCGGCTTCGTCGGCGTCCCCCATGACGTCGCGGTCGACGGGCAGGAGCTGTTCTTCTCCCACGTCGGCCTGCGCGGCGGCCCCGCCCCCGTACGCCGCTACCTGCCCGACCTCATCGACCGCGTCCTTTCGGGCCGGATCGACCCGGGCAAGGTCTTCGACCTCACGCTGCCCCTGGAGCAGGTCGCCGAGGGTTACCAGGCGATGGACGAGCGCCGCGCCGTCAAGGCCCTTCTCAAGCCCTGA